A section of the Streptomyces sp. SCL15-4 genome encodes:
- a CDS encoding DUF2511 domain-containing protein, producing the protein MADRHSGQRPFSSGEKITVAVFACIIGFACLQSCGSDDDESTSSKDRSASTVTGSDRGDTHTLPVTSARFTEWPFTVSAGTLRCRPGDEVTFTAPNGTEYAVNGTAKGAGYPSIEPIWADDENLGHGLKVDISEVLAKGRSLC; encoded by the coding sequence ATGGCTGACAGACACAGCGGACAGCGCCCATTCAGTAGCGGCGAAAAGATCACGGTTGCGGTTTTCGCCTGCATCATCGGGTTTGCGTGCTTACAGAGTTGCGGCAGCGACGATGACGAGTCGACGAGCAGCAAAGATCGCTCGGCATCGACAGTGACTGGCTCAGACCGTGGAGATACACACACGCTCCCGGTGACATCAGCCCGCTTCACCGAGTGGCCCTTCACGGTTTCGGCTGGCACTCTCCGCTGCCGTCCAGGCGACGAGGTGACATTCACTGCCCCCAACGGCACTGAGTACGCGGTGAACGGTACTGCAAAGGGTGCTGGCTATCCGTCGATCGAACCGATCTGGGCCGACGACGAGAATCTTGGGCATGGCTTAAAGGTCGACATCTCCGAAGTGCTCGCGAAAGGCCGGTCTCTCTGTTGA
- a CDS encoding N-acetylmuramoyl-L-alanine amidase, with protein MAWYPGAKRMELQPESDAQPAIKPTQFILHSIVAPWTPERTYEYWRDSTNLESHFGLGYDGSLAQFIGTETRADATGAANRRADGTGAVSLESASNTSASDPWTAAQVESIIKLGVWLHEKHGIPLRACRTASDPGFGYHRLFKEWNPDAHSCPGDARIKQFHDVIMPGIIARATGKTTQEDDVLSDADIKRIADAVYTKLLKTDGVLDAPAEATDYKTNKSWTWQSHIQDVTTRVRALQRAVDRLIASQTKS; from the coding sequence ATGGCCTGGTATCCCGGCGCCAAGAGGATGGAGCTGCAGCCGGAGTCGGACGCGCAGCCGGCCATCAAGCCGACGCAGTTCATCCTGCACAGCATCGTCGCCCCGTGGACGCCCGAGCGTACCTACGAGTACTGGCGGGACAGCACGAACCTGGAGTCGCACTTCGGGCTCGGCTACGACGGCAGCCTCGCGCAGTTCATCGGCACGGAGACGCGCGCGGACGCGACCGGTGCGGCGAACCGTCGGGCTGACGGGACCGGCGCGGTGTCGTTGGAGTCCGCGTCGAATACTTCGGCGTCGGATCCGTGGACGGCCGCGCAGGTCGAGTCGATTATCAAGCTCGGCGTGTGGCTGCACGAGAAGCACGGCATCCCGCTGCGGGCCTGCCGCACCGCCAGTGATCCCGGCTTCGGCTACCACCGCCTCTTCAAGGAGTGGAACCCCGACGCGCACAGCTGCCCAGGCGACGCGCGCATAAAGCAGTTCCACGACGTGATCATGCCGGGCATCATCGCCCGGGCCACCGGCAAGACCACCCAGGAGGACGACGTGCTCTCCGACGCCGACATCAAGCGGATCGCCGACGCGGTCTACACCAAGCTGCTGAAGACGGACGGCGTCCTCGACGCGCCGGCCGAGGCCACCGACTACAAGACCAACAAGTCCTGGACCTGGCAGTCCCACATCCAGGACGTCACCACCCGCGTCCGCGCACTGCAGAGGGCCGTCGACCGTCTCATCGCCAGCCAGACAAAGAGCTGA
- a CDS encoding phage distal tail protein — MPYTPGATLDGLQASLGDLTLGGVDSAGVAWYLQTLEGWDSPDLRSSYTDREGDHGSWASPAYLGARPLTLGGTIVAPSREDLDLAMDRLRAAASLTDTLLVVQETIPKQAVVRRSGKPLIQYVSANTATYSVMVTAADPRRYSITLQTGTTALPSTTGGLTLPAATPWTVSATTVTGAITATNPGTFATRPVFTVAGPVQSPKVVVDDGGGEPISLSYSQTLISGESLVIDCAARTVMLNGTASRRRYLTVTTWPEIPASGTVRIEFRAAIYNSSATLTAQWRPAWM; from the coding sequence ATGCCGTACACGCCGGGTGCCACCCTGGACGGCCTCCAGGCAAGCCTGGGGGATCTCACCCTGGGGGGCGTCGACTCCGCTGGCGTGGCCTGGTACCTCCAGACCCTGGAGGGCTGGGATTCCCCCGATCTCCGGTCGTCGTACACCGACCGTGAGGGAGACCACGGGAGCTGGGCGTCACCGGCCTATCTCGGGGCCCGGCCGCTCACCCTGGGCGGCACCATCGTCGCTCCCTCCCGGGAGGACCTGGACCTGGCCATGGACCGGCTGCGAGCGGCGGCCTCGCTCACCGACACGCTGCTGGTGGTGCAGGAGACCATTCCCAAACAGGCCGTGGTCAGGCGCAGCGGGAAGCCTCTCATCCAATACGTCAGCGCCAACACGGCGACGTACAGCGTGATGGTGACCGCGGCGGACCCCCGCCGGTACAGCATCACGTTGCAGACCGGGACGACGGCTCTGCCGTCCACCACAGGTGGGCTGACCCTGCCGGCGGCCACGCCCTGGACGGTGTCGGCCACGACCGTCACGGGCGCCATCACCGCGACGAACCCGGGCACCTTCGCCACCCGGCCCGTTTTCACGGTCGCCGGCCCCGTTCAGAGTCCGAAGGTCGTCGTGGATGACGGCGGCGGCGAGCCGATCTCCCTGTCGTACAGCCAGACCCTGATCAGCGGCGAAAGCCTCGTCATCGACTGCGCCGCCCGGACCGTCATGCTCAACGGCACCGCGAGCCGGCGCCGCTACCTCACGGTCACCACGTGGCCCGAGATCCCCGCCAGCGGCACCGTCCGGATCGAGTTCCGCGCGGCCATCTACAACTCGTCTGCCACGCTCACCGCGCAGTGGCGGCCCGCATGGATGTGA
- a CDS encoding phage tail tape measure protein, protein MATRTVTVRLRADISQYTRGLRQAADNTSRLAGAGATVGTAMLTGFAVAAASAAKFDKAMSNVRAVTNANTKQLAQLRAAALEAGKSTQYSATQAADAEAELARAGVSVADITGGALKGSLALAAAGQMDLADAAIISAQAMNTFGLKGKDVGHIADVLSAGANKSAADISGLGMALRQGGLLAHQTGLGLEDTVGALAAFADHALVGSDAGTSLKTMLQRLTPQSDEARQMMDKLGFTAYDSQGKFVGLAKMAGNLQSSFGTLTPEARNAAFATIFGSDAVRAATILYELGAGGVQKYTRAVNDNGAAARVAAVQTDNLAGDMERLRGAIETALIEGGSSANGALRDMVQWVTRVVDAYNSLPPGVQHAVTLFTGVGGAASLAAAGILLLLPRIAATRTALASMGVTAARARTAVAGLGTLGSVVGVLAAITYGVNELKKEMRDAPPSTSKLTNSLLDFADTGKVSGEAAKAFGADLDQLNEAVKQIAHPSMEDRIRHWRESMELITDDDVLGGGSMKLDDAKTKVQALDQALAQMVQSGAAEKANKTFKELSKGLDGTSLEKFKSLLPGYTDALADADTQTRTTAGGQKNLADVAKVTADSLQDQKTEAEKLADALNDLNGTAISTAEREISFRQSLADLTEAVKDNGHSLDVTTEKGRAVKGAFLDAAKAAMDHAQAVAEQKNSQEAGQKVLDKDIGLLRKQMEAAGFSADAINKLTAAYAQLPASKTTAVTAKTESAMRDLQAVKDKVEHTKGKTVTMGALTGDARKALEALGFKIRDTHGKTVEITLPTGGPRAAASIIQGYINDVHGKDVGIGVYTTHYYKTVQQGGAHSGPQLPGMPGSARGGLVPGYAEGGGVQIGPNGLIHGPGTGRSDSILAFFASGAVGRIANTEFVVNAASTKRYLPLLTAINANRIPGFAAGGLAGGGIPGFTYTPTGTPVLGGPTDAKQRYDKEIDDLKQAWDDLTKALKEQKKAADNLKSAEANLNKVRHRKHTKAQLEAAEDRVGKARKEKRSADSTVRAKRKKVNEADEELGLKHGQKAPGAFNLKAYETQLNESVASTERWRKSLNKVGARGGAELQKMLEGMGEGGYDLVNALAGASDKEFKRITEKLKKTGDLAKATLGDFTKQLNSSTKESQQFAADLQKLAASGFGDLAQALAAQGDASAMELAHQAAGDSKAARSANDSVKNAQNSLSGEDLTNSLVLLSTLRGGPGRGFGDLISAGLDVATIRALVPKMTAQIKALPPANRDEFIRQWTQQGGKAMAAGGILTRPTMVLGGEASVPESWIPWNNSERSRALLAKSAAAMGYQLVPAGRYGGGAMAATAIAREVQRQITINLYGARQTAAEQAHDIARVINFVG, encoded by the coding sequence GTGGCCACTCGCACCGTCACCGTCCGGCTGCGCGCGGACATCAGCCAGTACACCCGCGGCCTGCGGCAGGCCGCCGACAACACCTCCCGGCTCGCCGGCGCGGGCGCCACCGTGGGTACGGCGATGCTCACCGGCTTCGCCGTGGCCGCAGCCTCGGCGGCCAAGTTCGACAAGGCCATGTCGAACGTGCGCGCCGTGACGAACGCGAACACGAAGCAGCTGGCCCAGCTGCGCGCTGCGGCCCTGGAGGCGGGGAAGTCCACCCAGTACTCCGCCACGCAGGCGGCGGACGCCGAAGCCGAGCTGGCGCGCGCCGGCGTCTCCGTCGCGGACATCACCGGCGGCGCCCTGAAGGGCTCGCTGGCGCTGGCGGCGGCCGGGCAGATGGATCTGGCGGACGCGGCGATCATCAGTGCTCAGGCCATGAACACGTTCGGCCTGAAGGGCAAGGACGTTGGGCATATCGCCGACGTCCTGTCGGCCGGCGCGAACAAGTCTGCCGCGGACATCAGCGGTCTGGGCATGGCTCTGCGGCAGGGCGGCTTGCTCGCCCACCAGACCGGGCTCGGCCTTGAGGACACGGTGGGAGCCCTGGCCGCGTTCGCCGACCACGCGTTGGTGGGTTCGGACGCCGGCACGAGCTTGAAGACGATGCTCCAGCGGCTCACCCCGCAGTCGGATGAGGCCCGCCAGATGATGGACAAGCTGGGCTTCACCGCCTATGACAGCCAGGGCAAGTTCGTGGGCCTCGCGAAGATGGCCGGCAACCTCCAGTCGTCGTTCGGCACCCTCACCCCCGAGGCCCGCAACGCGGCCTTTGCCACGATCTTCGGGTCGGATGCCGTGCGCGCGGCGACGATCCTGTACGAGCTGGGTGCGGGCGGGGTCCAGAAGTACACGCGGGCGGTCAACGACAACGGGGCCGCGGCCCGGGTCGCGGCGGTCCAGACGGACAACCTGGCCGGCGACATGGAGCGCCTGCGCGGCGCCATCGAGACCGCCCTCATCGAGGGCGGCAGCAGTGCCAACGGCGCCCTGCGCGACATGGTCCAGTGGGTCACCCGCGTCGTGGACGCCTACAACAGCCTGCCGCCCGGCGTGCAGCACGCCGTGACCCTGTTCACCGGAGTCGGGGGCGCTGCGTCCCTCGCTGCGGCCGGGATCCTTCTGCTGCTGCCGAGGATCGCGGCCACACGTACCGCGCTGGCCTCCATGGGGGTCACCGCAGCGCGGGCGCGGACCGCGGTCGCCGGCCTGGGCACCCTCGGCTCTGTCGTCGGCGTCCTGGCCGCTATCACCTACGGCGTCAACGAGCTGAAGAAGGAGATGCGAGACGCCCCGCCCAGCACCAGCAAGCTCACGAACAGCCTCCTGGACTTCGCCGACACCGGAAAGGTCTCGGGGGAGGCGGCCAAGGCGTTCGGTGCGGATCTTGACCAGCTCAACGAGGCAGTCAAGCAGATCGCGCACCCGTCGATGGAGGACCGGATCCGGCACTGGCGAGAGTCCATGGAGCTGATCACCGACGACGACGTTCTCGGCGGCGGATCCATGAAGCTCGACGACGCCAAGACGAAGGTGCAGGCCCTCGACCAGGCCCTGGCCCAGATGGTGCAGTCAGGCGCCGCCGAGAAGGCGAACAAGACGTTCAAGGAGCTGTCCAAGGGGCTCGACGGCACGTCGCTGGAGAAGTTCAAGTCCCTGCTGCCCGGCTACACCGACGCCCTCGCCGACGCCGACACGCAGACCCGAACCACGGCCGGCGGGCAGAAGAACCTCGCGGACGTTGCCAAGGTGACCGCCGACTCGTTGCAGGACCAGAAGACCGAGGCCGAGAAGCTGGCCGACGCTCTCAACGACCTGAACGGTACGGCGATCAGCACCGCCGAGCGCGAGATCAGCTTCCGCCAGTCCCTCGCCGACCTCACCGAGGCCGTGAAGGACAACGGCCACTCCTTGGACGTCACTACGGAGAAGGGCCGCGCGGTGAAGGGCGCGTTCCTGGACGCCGCCAAGGCAGCCATGGACCACGCCCAGGCGGTGGCCGAGCAGAAGAACAGCCAGGAAGCCGGCCAGAAGGTGCTCGACAAGGACATCGGCCTGTTGCGCAAGCAGATGGAAGCCGCCGGCTTCTCGGCCGACGCGATCAACAAGCTCACCGCCGCCTACGCCCAGCTGCCCGCGTCGAAGACCACCGCGGTGACCGCCAAGACCGAGTCGGCGATGCGTGATCTTCAGGCCGTCAAGGACAAGGTGGAGCACACCAAGGGCAAGACGGTCACGATGGGCGCCCTGACCGGCGACGCCCGCAAGGCCCTGGAAGCCCTCGGCTTCAAGATCCGAGACACGCACGGCAAGACAGTCGAGATCACCCTGCCCACCGGCGGGCCGCGGGCGGCCGCCTCAATCATCCAGGGCTACATCAACGACGTGCACGGCAAGGACGTCGGCATCGGCGTCTACACCACCCACTACTACAAGACGGTCCAGCAGGGCGGGGCGCACTCCGGGCCGCAGCTGCCCGGTATGCCAGGCAGCGCACGCGGCGGACTCGTCCCCGGTTATGCCGAGGGCGGTGGCGTCCAGATCGGTCCGAACGGACTGATCCACGGTCCTGGGACCGGGCGGTCGGACAGCATCCTGGCGTTCTTCGCCAGCGGCGCCGTCGGCCGGATCGCGAACACGGAGTTCGTCGTCAACGCCGCGTCGACCAAGAGGTACCTGCCACTGCTGACGGCGATCAACGCCAACCGCATCCCCGGCTTCGCCGCTGGCGGCCTGGCGGGCGGCGGCATCCCCGGCTTCACCTACACCCCGACCGGCACGCCGGTGCTCGGCGGCCCGACGGACGCCAAGCAGCGCTACGACAAAGAGATCGACGACCTGAAGCAGGCATGGGACGACCTGACCAAGGCGCTGAAGGAACAGAAGAAGGCCGCCGACAACCTCAAGTCGGCCGAGGCCAACCTGAACAAGGTCCGGCACCGCAAGCACACCAAGGCGCAGCTGGAGGCCGCGGAAGACCGGGTAGGCAAGGCCCGGAAAGAAAAGCGGTCCGCCGACAGCACGGTCCGGGCCAAGCGCAAGAAGGTCAACGAGGCCGACGAGGAACTGGGGCTGAAGCACGGCCAGAAGGCGCCGGGCGCGTTCAACCTCAAGGCCTACGAGACCCAGCTGAACGAGAGCGTCGCCTCCACCGAGAGATGGCGGAAGAGCCTGAACAAGGTCGGTGCGCGAGGCGGGGCCGAACTCCAGAAGATGCTGGAGGGCATGGGTGAGGGCGGATACGACCTGGTCAACGCCCTGGCCGGCGCCTCCGACAAGGAGTTCAAGCGGATCACCGAGAAGTTGAAGAAGACCGGTGATCTCGCCAAGGCGACCCTGGGCGACTTCACCAAGCAGCTCAACAGCTCCACCAAGGAGTCCCAGCAGTTCGCCGCCGACCTCCAGAAGCTGGCCGCCTCCGGGTTCGGGGACCTCGCCCAGGCGCTGGCCGCCCAGGGCGACGCCTCCGCGATGGAGCTGGCCCACCAGGCGGCCGGCGACAGCAAGGCGGCCCGGTCGGCGAACGACTCGGTGAAGAACGCCCAGAACTCGCTGAGCGGCGAGGATCTCACCAACAGTCTGGTCCTGCTGTCGACGCTCCGGGGCGGCCCGGGCCGCGGGTTCGGGGACCTCATCTCCGCCGGCCTGGACGTCGCCACCATCCGTGCCCTGGTCCCGAAGATGACCGCCCAGATCAAGGCCCTGCCACCCGCCAATCGGGACGAGTTCATCCGGCAGTGGACGCAGCAGGGCGGCAAGGCGATGGCCGCCGGCGGCATCCTCACCCGCCCCACGATGGTGCTGGGCGGAGAGGCTAGCGTCCCGGAGTCGTGGATCCCCTGGAACAACTCCGAACGGTCGCGTGCCCTGCTGGCGAAGTCGGCGGCTGCGATGGGCTACCAGCTGGTGCCTGCTGGCCGGTACGGCGGCGGTGCCATGGCGGCCACTGCCATCGCCCGCGAGGTCCAGCGGCAGATCACCATCAACCTCTACGGCGCCCGCCAGACCGCCGCCGAGCAGGCGCACGACATCGCCCGCGTCATCAACTTCGTGGGCTGA
- a CDS encoding holin, producing the protein MPKRGGYRVCTVPGCPEYTEGGRCEQHRREAEKRRGSARQRGYGWQHETRFRPAVLARDPRCVCTDEEHGHGQPCGQPSVHADHWPLSRRELVARGLDPDDPRHGRGLCGPCHSSSTAREQPGGWNR; encoded by the coding sequence ATGCCCAAACGCGGAGGTTACCGGGTGTGCACCGTCCCCGGGTGCCCCGAGTACACCGAGGGCGGCAGGTGCGAGCAGCACCGGCGTGAGGCAGAGAAGCGGCGCGGTTCGGCGAGGCAGCGGGGCTACGGCTGGCAGCATGAGACCCGGTTCCGGCCGGCCGTCCTCGCCCGCGACCCGCGGTGCGTGTGCACCGACGAGGAGCACGGACACGGGCAGCCGTGCGGGCAGCCGAGCGTGCACGCCGACCACTGGCCGCTCAGCCGGCGCGAGCTCGTGGCCCGCGGCCTGGACCCCGACGACCCACGGCACGGCCGCGGCCTGTGCGGTCCCTGCCACAGCAGCAGCACAGCGCGCGAGCAGCCTGGAGGCTGGAACCGATGA
- a CDS encoding phage major capsid protein, translating into MAYNNITSRTDAAALIPEEVSKEMLGKAVEDSAALSMFKRIPVARGQVRLPILSALPVAYWVAGDTGLKQTTEVNWANKFLNVEEMATIVPFPDNVLADTDADLWDEAEPLVREAFGRLLDSTIFFGTNAPSSFPTNILSAATAAGNSVNEGATAAQGGFFGDIDNVYEKVEADGFEVNGFVAATSAKSKLRRARDTQGRKLDESRISGDMRTLDGYPIQYAMKGMFPLAGGAGVDGVRLFAGDWDEFVIGVRSDISMKILDQAVIQDNTGAIIYNLAQQDMTAVRLTFRVGWQVSNRINNEQPTEASRYPVGVLKTVGA; encoded by the coding sequence GTGGCCTACAACAACATCACGTCGCGGACCGACGCCGCGGCTCTCATCCCCGAGGAAGTCTCCAAGGAGATGCTCGGCAAGGCCGTCGAAGACTCGGCCGCGCTGAGCATGTTCAAGCGGATCCCGGTGGCCCGCGGCCAGGTCCGGCTGCCGATCCTGTCCGCTCTGCCGGTTGCCTACTGGGTCGCCGGCGACACGGGCCTGAAGCAGACCACGGAGGTGAACTGGGCGAACAAGTTCCTCAACGTCGAGGAGATGGCGACGATCGTCCCGTTCCCGGACAACGTCCTCGCCGACACCGACGCGGACCTGTGGGACGAGGCGGAGCCGCTGGTCCGGGAGGCGTTCGGGCGCCTGCTCGACTCGACGATCTTCTTTGGGACGAACGCGCCCTCCAGCTTTCCCACGAACATCCTCTCGGCCGCCACCGCGGCCGGGAACAGCGTGAACGAGGGCGCCACCGCCGCGCAGGGTGGCTTCTTCGGCGACATCGACAACGTGTACGAGAAGGTCGAGGCCGACGGTTTCGAGGTCAACGGCTTCGTCGCCGCAACCTCTGCCAAGAGCAAGCTGCGCCGGGCCCGCGACACCCAGGGCCGCAAGCTCGACGAATCCCGTATCTCCGGCGACATGCGCACCCTCGACGGCTACCCGATCCAGTACGCGATGAAGGGCATGTTCCCCCTCGCGGGTGGCGCTGGCGTGGACGGTGTGCGCCTGTTCGCCGGTGACTGGGACGAGTTCGTGATCGGTGTGCGTTCCGACATCTCGATGAAGATCCTCGACCAGGCGGTCATCCAGGACAACACGGGCGCGATCATCTACAACTTGGCCCAACAGGACATGACCGCCGTCCGCCTGACGTTCCGCGTCGGCTGGCAGGTCTCCAACCGCATCAACAACGAGCAGCCCACCGAGGCGTCCCGCTATCCGGTCGGCGTTCTGAAGACCGTCGGCGCCTAA
- a CDS encoding DUF6093 family protein, with amino-acid sequence MSLDAVLAAGRRAAEARMRDTVRLYAQAPDVFDRGSGNTVPGEQTTLYSGKARVKAIAASTGEETEAGEREVVLREYEVQLPWAASLPAGTRIMPGMRIEVTSSPDARMVGLILWVAGATFSDQSTAWRIRTEDRS; translated from the coding sequence ATGAGCCTGGATGCAGTCCTTGCGGCAGGCCGCCGGGCGGCCGAAGCCCGGATGCGCGACACGGTCCGCCTGTATGCGCAGGCACCGGACGTCTTCGACCGGGGTTCCGGTAACACGGTCCCGGGCGAGCAGACGACCCTCTACAGCGGCAAGGCCCGGGTGAAGGCCATCGCCGCATCGACGGGGGAAGAGACCGAGGCAGGCGAACGCGAGGTTGTGCTGCGCGAGTACGAGGTGCAGCTACCTTGGGCCGCTTCCTTGCCGGCCGGCACGCGGATCATGCCGGGCATGCGTATCGAGGTCACATCCTCACCGGACGCCCGCATGGTCGGACTGATCCTCTGGGTGGCCGGCGCGACATTCTCCGATCAGTCGACGGCGTGGCGGATCAGAACGGAGGACCGGTCATGA
- a CDS encoding phage portal protein produces MPEPTVQSPEWWRDRLYQALSKRSAETKVYDDYYECEHPLPHLHERARAPFRRLLKMSRANYCELVVDAFVGRLEVAGFQSDIEGAADEAAWELWQENNLDGGSQLAFLEAAIHGTAYLMVSPVRDGGFRVTPEHPTQVILAYRPDAPGVPAAALKLWLDDWTARLCCTLYLPDRIYKFEAPEPKTGGKPQWVRREVAGEKWGGRNVLGEVPFGELANRPRMLKPGASELRSVTGIQDRINKTIADRMMTQEAAAFPQKWATGMDIPVDDNGQEIEPFDVAVNKILVAEGDNAKFGQFAAADLTGYLKAKEEDVRDIAAITSTPPHYLLGALTNLSAEALKAAEAGLIHKIYQRRRFLEEGLERTMRLAGFASLQARIVWKSPEWRTEGELVDALVKMGTLGVPREVLWERWGATPQEIERWRRLNEDALDRAMAGDMAAEYGPKPSAEADPLQAGLEG; encoded by the coding sequence ATGCCTGAGCCTACTGTCCAGTCCCCGGAGTGGTGGCGTGACCGCCTGTACCAGGCTCTGTCCAAGCGGTCGGCGGAGACGAAGGTCTACGACGACTACTACGAGTGCGAGCATCCGCTGCCGCATCTGCACGAGAGGGCCCGGGCTCCGTTCCGCCGGTTGCTGAAGATGTCGCGGGCGAACTACTGCGAGCTGGTGGTGGACGCTTTCGTGGGGCGGCTGGAGGTGGCCGGCTTCCAGTCGGACATCGAGGGCGCCGCGGACGAGGCGGCGTGGGAGCTGTGGCAGGAGAACAACCTGGACGGCGGTTCTCAGCTCGCCTTTCTGGAGGCCGCGATCCACGGCACTGCGTACCTGATGGTGTCGCCGGTACGGGATGGGGGCTTCCGGGTCACACCGGAGCACCCGACGCAGGTCATCCTGGCCTATCGCCCGGACGCTCCCGGTGTCCCGGCAGCAGCTTTGAAGCTGTGGCTGGATGACTGGACGGCTCGGCTGTGCTGCACCCTCTACCTCCCGGACCGCATTTACAAGTTCGAGGCGCCGGAGCCGAAGACGGGCGGCAAGCCACAGTGGGTGCGGCGGGAGGTGGCCGGCGAGAAGTGGGGTGGCCGCAACGTCTTGGGCGAGGTGCCGTTCGGTGAGCTGGCGAACCGGCCCCGGATGCTGAAGCCGGGGGCCTCGGAGCTGCGGTCGGTGACCGGGATCCAGGACCGGATCAACAAGACGATCGCGGACCGGATGATGACGCAGGAAGCGGCGGCGTTCCCACAGAAGTGGGCGACGGGGATGGACATCCCGGTTGATGACAACGGTCAGGAGATCGAGCCGTTCGACGTGGCGGTGAACAAGATCCTGGTCGCCGAGGGCGATAACGCCAAGTTCGGGCAGTTCGCTGCCGCGGACCTTACGGGCTACCTGAAGGCCAAGGAGGAGGACGTCCGCGACATCGCGGCCATCACCTCCACGCCGCCGCACTACCTGCTGGGGGCGTTGACGAACCTGTCTGCGGAGGCTCTGAAGGCGGCCGAGGCGGGCCTCATCCACAAGATCTATCAGCGGCGCCGGTTCCTGGAGGAGGGCCTGGAGCGCACGATGCGCCTGGCCGGGTTCGCCTCCTTGCAGGCCCGGATCGTGTGGAAGTCCCCGGAGTGGCGGACGGAAGGCGAGCTGGTCGACGCACTGGTGAAGATGGGCACGCTCGGCGTACCGCGTGAGGTGCTGTGGGAGCGCTGGGGCGCTACACCGCAGGAGATCGAGCGGTGGCGTCGCCTTAACGAGGACGCTCTCGACCGGGCAATGGCGGGCGACATGGCGGCCGAGTACGGGCCCAAGCCGTCTGCGGAGGCCGATCCTTTGCAAGCTGGCCTTGAGGGGTAG
- a CDS encoding tyrosine-type recombinase/integrase produces the protein MSSTLVPQQPDSTPAVYDAATLAVLHAMEEAAEKHLDAIRPHNTKRGYANDWALWEEFHDWLAERTGQPLPLTVVTKGTFVGFVVWLDTVKLAAPNSIDRRITGATVTLRGRGIEVPKAVTVAARQALKPLKNDPERMARGRGKAAAATPEQLRQMNAAVADGLTGLRDRALWLMAFAIAGRSAEVAALRADTVVHVSQGLEVHVPAVKGRPPRDVVVHYGKNPDTCPVRAWLTWRTAAGITTGPAFLPITVHGRLGDRALSAEAVREIIARNAERAGLSVRLTGHSMRAGFITTSRRAGKREEKIREQSGHAENSPAFWGYIREADKWTDAASEDIGL, from the coding sequence GTGAGCAGCACTCTCGTTCCGCAGCAGCCAGACTCCACCCCCGCCGTCTACGACGCTGCGACGCTTGCCGTTCTGCACGCCATGGAAGAGGCAGCCGAGAAGCACCTCGACGCCATCCGCCCCCACAACACGAAGCGCGGCTACGCCAACGACTGGGCCTTGTGGGAGGAGTTCCACGACTGGCTCGCCGAACGCACCGGTCAGCCACTGCCGTTGACCGTCGTCACCAAGGGCACGTTCGTCGGCTTCGTCGTCTGGCTCGACACCGTCAAGCTCGCCGCACCCAACTCGATCGACCGGCGAATCACCGGCGCCACCGTCACTCTGCGCGGCCGCGGCATCGAGGTGCCGAAGGCCGTCACCGTCGCCGCGCGGCAGGCCCTCAAGCCGCTGAAGAACGACCCCGAACGCATGGCGCGCGGCAGGGGCAAGGCTGCCGCAGCCACCCCCGAGCAGCTCCGGCAGATGAACGCGGCCGTCGCCGACGGACTCACCGGACTCCGCGACCGCGCCCTCTGGCTCATGGCCTTCGCCATCGCCGGACGCTCCGCCGAAGTCGCCGCCCTCCGCGCCGACACCGTCGTCCACGTCAGCCAAGGACTCGAAGTCCACGTCCCCGCCGTGAAAGGCCGCCCGCCCCGCGACGTCGTCGTCCACTACGGCAAAAACCCCGACACCTGCCCCGTCCGCGCCTGGCTCACCTGGCGCACCGCCGCAGGCATCACCACCGGGCCCGCCTTCCTGCCCATCACCGTCCACGGCCGCCTCGGCGACCGCGCACTCTCCGCGGAAGCCGTCCGCGAAATCATCGCCCGCAACGCCGAACGCGCCGGCCTCTCCGTCCGGCTCACTGGCCACAGCATGCGGGCAGGGTTCATCACCACCAGCCGCCGAGCAGGGAAGCGCGAGGAGAAGATCCGCGAACAGTCCGGCCACGCCGAGAACAGCCCCGCCTTCTGGGGGTACATCCGCGAAGCCGACAAGTGGACCGACGCCGCTTCCGAGGACATCGGGCTGTAG